GCAGGTAAGGCTCATGCGGAACTTGAAGCAGTGAGTAAAGCCTTAAAAGTGCTTAATCCAAATTTAGATTTACCGCAAAATGCAAACGATTTGCATGAGTTTATTTGTCAAAATCATCAGGGGTTATTAAAAGGTGCTAGTGCTTATGTGAGTTTAGAGCCTTGCAATCATCAGGGTAAAACCCCGCCTTGTGCAAAGCTTTTTAGCGCACTTGGTTTTAGTGAAGTTTTTATCGCTACTAAAGATGAGCATAAGCTCGCAAGTGGTGGAGCAGAGTTTTTAAAAGATCAAGGTATAAAAGTTCATATGGGAATTTGCGAGCAAAGAGCCAAAGAGCTTTTAAAGCCTTTTTTAAAATGGCAAAAGTCAAGCTTTAAATTTTTTAAGCTAGCCCTTTCTTTAAATGGCTCTGCTTATGGTAAAATCGTAAGTTCTAAAGCAAGTAGAACTTATGCTCATGCATTACGCTCAAAACTTGATTTGCTAGTAGTGGGTGGAGAAACTATAAGACATGATAGGCCTATTTTAGATGCAAGGCTAGCTCAAGCTAAAGCACCAAATTTATGCATACTAAGCCGTCAAAATTTAGAAAGTTTTGATCCAAAAATTCCTTTATTTAGTGTGCCCAAAAGAGAAATTTTTACAAGCATTCCTAATGAAGCTAAGCTCATCATGTATGAGGGTGGGGAGAATTTTTTAAAAGCTTTTAAAGATGAGCTAGATATGCTTTTGATTTTTTCAAGTTCGAATTTAAATACCTTTGAAAATGTTAAGTTAGATTTAAAGCTAAAGCCTTTATACAAAGGCTTTTTAGAAAATGATACTTATGGATTTTATGAGATTATTAAATCTTAGTATATTTTTTGTGAGCTTACTTGTGTGAAAAATTGCGCTAAAGTGTTAGCAAAAAAGCTAGCGCTTTG
This genomic stretch from Campylobacter lari subsp. concheus harbors:
- the ribD gene encoding bifunctional diaminohydroxyphosphoribosylaminopyrimidine deaminase/5-amino-6-(5-phosphoribosylamino)uracil reductase RibD; translation: MNHEFYMNLAIDEAWKYQLLTYPNPAVGCVILDKNGKILSIEAHKEAGKAHAELEAVSKALKVLNPNLDLPQNANDLHEFICQNHQGLLKGASAYVSLEPCNHQGKTPPCAKLFSALGFSEVFIATKDEHKLASGGAEFLKDQGIKVHMGICEQRAKELLKPFLKWQKSSFKFFKLALSLNGSAYGKIVSSKASRTYAHALRSKLDLLVVGGETIRHDRPILDARLAQAKAPNLCILSRQNLESFDPKIPLFSVPKREIFTSIPNEAKLIMYEGGENFLKAFKDELDMLLIFSSSNLNTFENVKLDLKLKPLYKGFLENDTYGFYEIIKS